CCTATATGATAGGTATAATTGttacatatgaggaaattgaggcttagattaagtaacttgttcaaagtcacacagctagtagaaCCATAATTTCAAAACGATGAACCATTGCTTTCTATAATCCAAGctaatgtttcattttataatacattagGTGACTTAAGAGTGATAAATgtactttcttaattttaattgactttgattaatataaaaattgtttttattcccTGTAGATACTGCTGACTGGAGCaaagagaaatgggagaaaatcagATGGGTCCTGGGTAACAGAGTGAAGCCAACTTATGATTTAAAGTATTCAACACTAATGGATACACAGATAACTGAAGTGGTTTAGTATATGTAATTACATCTTAAATCCAAAGAGAACAGAAACAGAGAATTTGTCTGACTTTATCACCCGCTCAGTGAACttgtgggaaggaggaaagaaggcagcATTCATTTCTAAGATGTACTCTTTGAGCTAGAAAATTCTAAGTTGAATTGGGTTCCAGTCTTGgctctatcacttactagctACATCCCTTCAGGCAAAATTGCATTTCTAtgtttttagtttcctcatctgtaaaataggggtaaAAATAGTTCTTATACCTCAGAGCATTATTGTGATGATCAAACgagataaaatacatataaatccCCTGGAATAGTCCCTCACACAAAGTAAATACTCAATTAGGATTAGCTGTggttaccatcatcatcatcatcatcatcatcatctaaaagaaaagacattctttttaaGGAGAGTAAATAAATTATCCACCCCatttctagaaaggaaaaaaggaaataagacaCTGTATTATAAAGTGTTCTTTATTAATAGATGAAGTAAGAGAGACAAGTGACAATAAGAAcagtcatattaaaaaaaaaaaaaagaataacaacaacaaaaaaaggggtgcctgcgtgactcagtaagcatccgactctggacctcagttcaagtcttgatctcagggtcatgggttcaagcctgcattgggctctaggCTAGGCATGGAGTTTTTATAaacaaacattgaaagaaaaaaggagtaagTTCTTAAACCAAAATTGGGAAAAGTAGAATTCAAgctcagtttttattttggaatatctCTAAAATTCCATAAATCTTGAATTAAAGGTTTCTAGATACCAAAGAGACACAATGAAAGGAGCAAAATaccaacaaaaacataaacatgCACGTAGAATCAGTGACCGAGGCAAAGGGGGCATGTAATACACAAGAGCAATAGAGAATAAACAGAAAGAGGTacagacaggaaagaaaacaagaattccTGCTCTGTTTCCCAGTGATTTACAAGACTTCCCAACCAGCCAGTTCTCCCAACCCCCACTCTCCTTTCTTTCAACTCCCAGTAACTTACATTGAAAGATGCCAGAGCCTCAGAGACACTCTTCTCAATGAACTCATCAGTGATTCTTCGGGAAGGATGTTCATTAAACACAGAGTTCATCAGTGCAATCTTTGCAGCACTCCGCCGGGCCTCAGCTTTTGTGGGGCAAAACtaagcagggcagagagagagaaaacatgtatgtatgtgtgtctgagagagaggaaggaatggtGGGAGGGAATCCCTGGGCTAGAAGACACTTGGACAATCTTTGGATAAATCAGTTCGTTCAGCCTACCCTCCAAAGTTTGTATTGTAAAATGGTTGAGGCATTTGGAAACATAATTTTGATTCAACATCCTGAAGTCATTAAGGAACCGGAGACGGTGATAGCTCATACCAAATTGAATGCAGAATGAGGAAGGCTGCTGAAGTCAGCATATAATCACTGGATATAAAAAATACCCCTGTTTAAACTGTCGACAGAATTAATTACTCAAAGCCAGATTCCACCCAGCCTGTTCAAAATCTTTATCTTGTTCTCTTGTTTTGTGCATAGGCAAGATTTGTTTTCATCCCTCTAGATAACCTAAGAGGAGAACAAATCTGTGTCTGGGTTGCCTCTGCAGAGGAGACCTTGAGTCTCTACCAGAGGCACCCATCTGGGGTCCTTGGACTTCGCTTTTTGCTTCGAGCAGGCAGTTCCCCCAATAATGCAGTGAGTCAATGAGCTATCTGAACAGAGTCCAAGATCTGAAGGAGGAATTTCTAggctttttctttccccagtggAACTAAGGAGGAAAGGGGTGGCAAGGGAAAGGAGAACTGACCTGAACAAagcaagaaataattaaaagttaattCCTATCATAGAACAAGTACAATTTTCGGAAGTCTTAAATCACTCAACCTTAAATCCCCAGGCACCATAGCATTCCTTTATAATTCATCATGGCTGGCGGCTTCAAAGGCCTCTGTGCCTTCTGTCATTTATGATTAGGattagaggaaaggaagaaagtaatgTTACGCTTTTTAAAAGTAGACCAGGATATGTTCGCTAATTAACCACGCTTTGTATTGATAACTCTCGATTTCCTTTAGCTGACGTCTCTCAGACTATGGTGCTTGGTGCATTAACCCTAAGTcgtcttcttcaatttctctgtTCACTAGCCTGTCTCTACTCACTAGTCTGCTGTTCCTTCTACAGTATAGTGCTGTTCCTGAAAAGTCAACCGTGAAGAAAACCACCAGGAGAAATTCCACCTGCCAAAATGGATATAAAAGATacaagctaggggcgcctgggtggctcagtcgttaagcatctgtctttggctcagggcgtgatcccggcgttatgggatcgagccccacatcaggctcctccgctgtgagcctttcttcctctcccactccccctgcttgtgttccctctctcgctggctgtctctatctctgtcaaataaataaataaaatcttaaaaaaaaaaaagatacaagctGAAAGAAGCCAAGATAGATAattctttggggggaaaacagaaatcaaattACTATGATGGCCTAGTTGTGGACATCACCATAAAATTATCAAATCCTTATTCAACAATAAGAGGAgatgagagaagggaggagaaaccttattttccagaagagaaagtATAAACATTAACGACCCTGagcatatatttatttctctgaaatggCTGGGGTTCTGAGGGAAAAAATTTAGTCACCGTATCTGAAATGAAGTCTCCTTAGGACTTTTCTGTTTGAGGCAGGAACCGAACCACAATGGCCCTCATTCATGCCACGGATTTAGTAAGTGCCTACTCTTTGCTGGGTGCTGAGTTGGTAGTAAGTGTTTAACATTGAACAAGAAAGAAGATAGATACTATCTCTGCCTCCATGGAGCAGAGTCCACAAGGTGAGATAATCAACCATGATATGTTGTGATAAGTGATATGATAAGGCAAGTTCAAGGAGCTATGGAAGCACACAGTAGGGGTTATAACTTTGTCTAAGGGTTATGGGAACCataaaaacaggacaaaatgtCTATTATCTTTTCTAAATTCCCACTCAGACTCTAAGTTGACATTTCAGAAGGCTACCTTCCTATGGGTGatgtaaaaaaatacatctttcatGACAATATTCACACTagtcaaatttcttttcttttcctttttttaaaattatgttcagttagccagcatgtagtgcatcattagtttttgatgtagggttcaatGATTCAAAAATATGGGACACTTTGCGAATTTGTGCGTCATCTtgcacaggggccatgctaatcttctccctgttgttccaattttagtatatgtgttgCAAAAacaagcactcttttttttttttttcaaataaaaacaatcccACAGCATTTATTGTGCTCTGGTAATAAAGGTAAtcaaaacaatacaaacaaatgTTGTAGAACTACGCTCCCAACCAAGGacctctaaaaaaacaaactacatgGCCTTCTCAAAAATTTCTCACttcagtggtgcctgggtggcacagcggttaagcgtctgcctttggctcagggcgtgatcctggcgttatgggatcgagccccacatcaggctcctccgctgtgagcctgtttcttcctctcccactccccctgcttgtgttccctctctcgatggctgtctctgtctctgtcaaataaataaataaaatcttaaaaaaaaaattttctcactTCATCGATCAGTTCTAGTTTGGAGCAGGGTAGTGTTATCTCCTTTTAACATGATCTGTCCCAGTTGTTTTCTTGACTTTGTTTTATAATGAATCTCTTTGGCATCATCTAATACGAGGTTCACGTACTCATCAAAACTATGGATACAGCCCTCTATCCGCATGTTCGCTTGGTTATGAAGCCACACCTGAATCTGAAATCTATTTTGCAAAGATCTGAAGATGAGGATGATGGTATGCACCATCACCTTCTGCACTTTTTGGTCCTGGCCACGGCACGTCAAGGTGGAAGCTGACAAAGACCGCTAGTCAAATTTCTTATTACCCTATAATAGCAACCACTGTTCATCAACATATATCAcagtttttttcatataattatagAAAGTTGGCACTAGAAAGATGTCCGAAATAATCTAACCTATCTGCTTCAtgttatagatggggaaactgaggcccagagaatttATCTGACTTGCCCTACTGGCAGTGAGGGGAATAAGAATTTGGATCTTCTAACTCTTAGATGAGTACTATTTCCACAGTACATAGTCCCTCCCCTTTGACCTCTTAA
This window of the Ailuropoda melanoleuca isolate Jingjing chromosome 2, ASM200744v2, whole genome shotgun sequence genome carries:
- the LOC117796606 gene encoding small nuclear ribonucleoprotein E-like, with the translated sequence MYCGNSTHLRVRRSKFLFPSLPRSLSASTLTCRGQDQKVQKVMVHTIILIFRSLQNRFQIQVWLHNQANMRIEGCIHSFDEYVNLVLDDAKEIHYKTKSRKQLGQIMLKGDNTTLLQTRTDR